One genomic window of Nocardioides daphniae includes the following:
- a CDS encoding inositol monophosphatase family protein produces MAEVREHQGACVARLLPRVRDIRRAGSCALDLCHLAEGLADAYVEEGPRIWDWAAGALVLTEAGGSFALLEGHLGRRLAGWSKESVVVASTPSEWDGFVADLRETGFLV; encoded by the coding sequence ATGGCCGAGGTGCGGGAGCACCAGGGAGCCTGCGTGGCACGGCTGCTGCCGCGGGTCCGGGACATCCGGCGCGCGGGCTCCTGCGCCCTCGACCTGTGCCACCTCGCCGAGGGCCTGGCCGACGCCTACGTCGAGGAGGGGCCGCGGATCTGGGACTGGGCAGCCGGTGCCCTCGTGCTGACCGAGGCGGGTGGCTCGTTCGCCCTTCTCGAGGGCCACCTGGGCCGCCGTCTCGCAGGGTGGTCGAAGGAGTCGGTGGTGGTTGCCAGCACGCCTTCCGAGTGGGACGGTTTCGTCGCTGATCTGCGGGAGACCGGGTTCCTGGTGTGA